The Aureitalea marina genome includes a window with the following:
- a CDS encoding DUF6984 family protein yields MREITDKEEQFVSTLLKHSNSDVVIPRMVLSMKDGNMGSISFDITGEQSRAKQLVAGWFTDSDGTHVDFELTIDKQGSLYELDIWKVDFSPLTSLPNEDEIKITAPNNA; encoded by the coding sequence ATGAGGGAGATAACCGATAAAGAAGAGCAATTCGTTTCGACTCTATTGAAACATTCAAATTCAGACGTTGTGATACCGAGAATGGTGTTGTCAATGAAGGATGGTAATATGGGGTCAATTTCGTTCGACATCACGGGTGAGCAATCTAGGGCAAAACAGTTAGTTGCAGGTTGGTTTACAGATAGCGATGGCACTCACGTTGATTTCGAGTTGACAATTGACAAACAAGGCTCTCTTTATGAGTTAGATATTTGGAAAGTAGACTTTAGTCCTCTTACGTCACTCCCCAATGAAGATGAAATAAAAATAACTGCCCCCAACAACGCATAA